From Oryzias latipes chromosome 3, ASM223467v1:
CATACATTGCTGAAAACCCagataaaatcattaaaatccGAGAGAGACATTTTTAGACATCAAATTATGCATTTAAGGCAGCAGAACTGAGCAGATGAACATGCAACATGACATGAGGACTTACATTGTCGCCCCAGGTACAAACAGACAGGTTGTTACCATGCAACAGAGTGCCATGTCCTTGCTGAACCTCTGATGCTGCTTCAGGAATTTCATTATTTGAGTTCTTTCTATTTATAAGCAcgttgttacatttttttgtagctCGATTTGAATCAAAAACTTTAACTAAGCAAGTGCAACCTTCAGTCTTGGTGCTTCGTGTGCACTCACTGTAATGACTGTAGAAGTCTTACCTATAAGGGCTCCCAGTGTGTAAGGTGTCAGTTTCTTGAAGATGATTGAGTTTGTTGGTCTGTTTCCTTGGAAAACCTACAGGTCAAAAAATTCCCTTATGAGTTAATTTTCATACAACATTTCTGTCTCTAACAGAGAATCATATGATGATCAGTCGTACCGGGTTTCCTAAGGAGCATCTGTTATATATAAGCCAACACCTTTCAGCTTTTTATTTGCCACATTCCTCAAATCGCAAGCAGAGGAGTGGCAGCAATCTATCCGAAACCTAACATTCGTTTGCCCTCAGTTTCTGTCTGACCAACCAGATTTCTATCTCCTCACTGACTCGTATCATACGTTGAAATGCTTGCCAGGCTTCTGCTaagcaaaaagaaatgtcaaaaaatgcagctcgATATCAGACCAAAGCCTTCAAATTAAGAGtttgttgttcttttcttttgggtAATATGTGAACACAATTGACTCCACTGGAGTTgcttggtttcacccaaagttaCACAATTTAAAGAAACCTTTCACCCCTTCGTTCCTGAATATAATTTCAAATATATGGAAAAACGTTTTCTTCAATTTGATGCCAATCtaagtggagtcctggatttAATGGTATGCTGCAAATTAGCGACATGTGGCACGAAGGGgttaagaaatataaaaatgacgTGACACTTCATTTAGCCTCCCATTTTGGCTGGAAGTAGAGCAATTTTAAGGCTGATACAATCCCAAAAGGAAATTACTTGACACAgcagtgttttggtgtttttttctactgcaTCGGGCTTATTTGCCCCATTAACCTTATGGATTTCAGTTCAGCGATCTGAACAAATGGTCTTTCTCACTTTCTATGAGTCAGTGTTGGATTTTCACAGGGTATAGAAGTTTAAATAAGAGacagttttttatctttttttttttaaataaacgttCATAAataatgtcagttttttttttaaacaattaaagcTAAATTAAACCTACCAGTTAATTAAAACACAAGCATACTTTAACTAAAGATACAGATACCTGGATGACTTTTGTGTTCCAGCCCTTAAATCAGATAAGTCTTAATTATGTTTTTCACACTACTTTGAAGAAAATTGGTGCATTCTGAGGTTAGATGCTgaggcaaaaataaaagcagttaattttttaatgcacacactAAAATTGGACATAACACTTATATTTACCCGGACTGAacggagttaaaaaaaatcaaagaccCCAACTGTCATTGCAATGCTGACTCATGGTCACTAGATGGCATCACCTGCTATTATCTCCAACGTGGATTTTTGACAGCACCAGCCCTTCCTCGTGCCAAGAATGAATAAGTATCTCTAGATTAGTTTCGGCAATGGAAAGCACAGCAGCTGAGTTCGATATAATacgtttgtttttctcaaatgtACCTTGTGTGGCAGGATTTTCTCCAGGGCCTCCCCACTCAGACCACTGGCTTCCAGCTCCTTCCTGGCCTCTTCGGTGGTCTTACCTTTCATCAAGGCTTCTGTCTGAGCCAGAAAATTGGCCGACAGAATCTAAAAAACGGGAAAAAGTTGATCAAATCTAAAGCATTAAAAGTATCAGATTGGAATATTTAGGGGATGAAACAATTTTACTTCAATTTTCATTTCAGCTGTTTCTCCAAAACaaatttttcctatttttcttATCAAACACTATGTTTTTTATCTTAATAGACACAATGAAACTTAAACATCTGATTTGAAAATCAAAATTTCAAAACAAGAGACCATCAAACAATAGAAAACCGAACTACAATGACTTCAAGAAGAATGTTGAGAAGTACAGGTGTCGTGGGAACGTGCCCTGTTCAAGACAGGTGTGTCTCAGATACCTTGTGGTGCAGATTGTCTCTGATTGGATGCTGAGACTGAGCTGGGATCAGGAAGTCAGACGGCACCATCCGTGTTCCTGCAAACAGAGATCAGGTTAGTTCAGACCCAGACTTGCTAAATTTAACCTTCAGAGTGACGACTTGTGGCCTGACGATAACCAGTTTCTGTGTCTACATCCTAAAATAGAGAAAATCTGAACAATGGCTGAgtcacagtgtgtgtgtgcctgcaaTGCAGGGATTCCCCTTCTGGAGTCCGTCGGGTGGTGTTACCTTGGTGGATGAGCTGGTAGAAAGCATGCTGTCCATTTGTGCCAGGTTCTCCCCACACGATGGGCCCGGTGTGGTAGTTCACTCGTGCCCCGTGGTTGGTGATGTACTTTCCATTTGACTCCATGTCACCCTGGATGTGGAAAACTTCAATATTTCAGCTAAAATTACAAACTCCGTGAAAAACCCCTGCACGGGGATCCTCAGCAGTGGTGACAGACCTGCTGGAAATAGGCAGTGAAGCGGTGCATGTACTGGTCATAGGGCAGCACGGCGTGGGTCTCTGCGTGGAAGAAGTTGATGTACCAGATTCCCAGCAGAGCCAGCAGGACGGGAGCGTTTTTCTCCAAGGGAGCAGTTCGAAAGTGTTTGTCCTCAGGTGGGGGAAAATACAGCCAATTTACTTTTCTGTCCCTTTAGAGAGGGTATATTTTCTTCATTAGAGTTGGGTATCGAAGCATTATAGTATTATGCATACCATCCAGTGAGCTCCGGATAGAAGCTTCTCAAAGTTGTCAAAAcctgaagaacaaaaaatgacagattaaATTGGCTTTGTTCTTCTATAGTACCACAAAAAACTTTGATCTATAAGTTTCCAATTATTCTTAGAAATGAAGAATTAATTACACAACCACTGCAGCTCAAAGGAAATATTGGGCATTGAAAACAGTTTACGCCACTTTTCTAAATATACTCTTAAACATACATtgatcagaaaaaataaagcatttggGTAAAACAACATGAAGATACAACAAACGCTAccatagataaaataaaaagggcaTTATTTCAAAAACATGTGATAATTTCTTTAGGCATCAAGTCAtaatttcaatacatttttccaCTCACAAATTGTCTCTATTTTATTGCTATAATGGGTTTTCCATTAGATCCAGaattttgattattattattcatgGTTCTATAAttgatttgtgatttttagGACGCATCACTAAAGTAAAGATGTCCAATAAGGACATGTGTGTTTAAAGACCTaccatttttggtgtttttaacatgttctggtggcatttttctgccAATGGAGGagatttattaagaaaatgtagcactaaattatatttctgagttttaaaagtaattttttgcgAATAACGAGCAgactaaaacatgtttgaactACATTTTTATGATATGGAAAACACGCTGGGTGGCCACAAACTTCCTGTTCTGAGCTCTCAGGAACAGGGAGgcatatttctaatgaaccactacttctctgcagaaattatgtcctaaaaaaaacagcattgttttttttatttgggctaaaacacagctggaaacgctttgaaaatagctcaaaagatgattgaagtgggactttaaacaatgAAATAAGGTAAATATTAGATCAGCCGTAAAGGTTATACTTCACATTAGGCATGTCCTGAGATTCcaataaaaaagttttgcaTCTCTGACCTTTAATCAATGGTGCTTTTGTGACATTTCCCAtcacaatgattaaaaaaaggactttttccACAGACTAAAAGGTAGTTTAAAGCAGTTCCTACCAACATGCAAGGCAATAGACATTCCAATAGCAGACCACAGGGAGAAACGGCCACCAACCCACTGAAAGAGAAAATCCACAGCGTTATAAAAACACGCCAACATTGCATGTGAACACTGTTCATTAGTTTTATGCAGAACAGGACAACATTTCTTGTAGATTCAGCAACCAAACCCAAATGAACTTGTTTTGcacatttcctttattttagtGTTGTTTGCAGAAGCTCTACTTTTCCCTTCACTGTCTCAACAGGCAGGATAATCCAGACAGTCTGTAACATAAAAGCCACTTCAGAGCTGCTACCTTTAAAAGACCAACAATGCAGCTAAAAGCAGCACCCTGACCTTTGATGTGCCTCGGCCTTCACAGTAACCTCTGCAGGAGGAAAGGTTGCTACCAATAATAACCCAATCTAAAGAGAGGGGCTTCTGATTACCCAGCAGCTGCTCTACTGAGTCTGTCCCCCCCTCCTACTTCACAGGTCAAAAGTCTAGAGTATTTATAGGCTCCCACTCGTGTCCCTCAACCCAGAGTGggatgaaaaagtaaaagatcAGCTGCATGGAGTTAGGATTGTATGACTGAAAGGGCACTTACATCCCAGAACTCGAACATGTTCTCTGTGTCAATGCCAAAGTCCTTTACTTTGGGCTGAAAGGCAGGCAGAGAGAAACAGATTTTAAACACTGACATGCCAGGTGAAGCTTTCttctgataattaaaaaaaaatggacataGCTTACACCATTTGTGGACAGAGCCACAAAGTGCTTAGCAACTGCAGCTTTCTGTGGGAATAAAGGGAGTCAGAATTAAGTCAGATATCATGTGGTCCAAAATGTCATCTTGGGTGAAGGACCCAGCGTGCACTCACATCTTTGGCATGCTCCAGGAACCAGGCTTTGGCTGACTCAGCATTGGTAATAGTTTCTTGGGTGGTAAAcgtctgaaaaaaaagaggatttggCAGACAAGGTGGATTTGTATTTTGTGGTATCATCCACTGACAATTATTTAGCTGTCCCATCTCCTcacaaatctatttttttttacaaacctaAACAATTAAAGACTGTGTACTGTGTgtgatttttctaaaagatatgtatgttttttaattgaatgaatgctataaagcaggggtgtcaaacttattttcatcgagggccacatcagtatagtggttgtcctcaaagggccagatgtcactaatacatgtaactaaatgtaatgaaaaataaatgtaactactccttaatgttaaataactcattattcatgatacatttttaaagtgacaattatgGAGTCCTctgttgttcataattaaataaataaatttcagttgcatagaaaacatatgtttgcttgttactcaatcattttagatttgattctgtcaggtttggttatatggacagtgttttaGTCCTAATTTATAGTTGGCAATTCCAAAttttcaagtccgattccccctggatatgaataaatacacaccaatttttaatgtattattttaagaaattaaaaatttttATGGTCTtgagggccacataaaatgacatggagggccacatttggcccctgggccttgagtttgacacatgtgctataaagcattcaacccattgttttcctgtttctctatatttattttttttcttaattatagTATTTTCCGCCATTTTTTGCCGCTAAACTTCaacaatttttcagctattttaatctttcaactattaaaatgttcagctctttcagcctTTTCCAGCTACGGCATTTGGTCcttaaaatgaacttttcaaTATATTCCAGGATTTGGCATTTTTCACCAAAATAtctttttgtgctgttttcactttatttatcgTCAACTTAgataatttctttctttctttctttttttctttatttgctaattattaccctttaaggttttatttttattcagcaaTATAGTATTCAACTCTGTATTTACTTCTAAATGCAGCTCCTACaaataatgtaataataattatcccaaaaaagctacaaaacagtttgaaatataTGATTGATCTTTTTGTCCACATTCAAAGTTTAGACACACAACTCATTTCTCAGATCATAAATAATGCTTTCTTGagatgagcctttttttttttacatatttcataaagaaaggaacaaata
This genomic window contains:
- the gpi gene encoding glucose-6-phosphate isomerase; the encoded protein is MGLTQDPNFEKLQHWFTAHALNLNVRHLFEADKERFRKFSLTLNTEDGDILLDYSKNLITDEVMKMLTDLGKSRGIEAAREKMFTGDKINFTEGRAVLHVALRNRSNTPILVEGKDVMPEVNKVLEKMKSFCHRVRSGEWKGFTGKAITDVVNVGIGGSDLGPLMVTEALKPYSKGGPRVWFVSNIDGTHITKTLAQLNAETTLFIIASKTFTTQETITNAESAKAWFLEHAKDKAAVAKHFVALSTNGPKVKDFGIDTENMFEFWDWVGGRFSLWSAIGMSIALHVGFDNFEKLLSGAHWMDKHFRTAPLEKNAPVLLALLGIWYINFFHAETHAVLPYDQYMHRFTAYFQQGDMESNGKYITNHGARVNYHTGPIVWGEPGTNGQHAFYQLIHQGTRMVPSDFLIPAQSQHPIRDNLHHKILSANFLAQTEALMKGKTTEEARKELEASGLSGEALEKILPHKVFQGNRPTNSIIFKKLTPYTLGALIAMYEHKIFVQGVMWEINSFDQWGVELGKQLAKNIEPELNNTAEVHSHDASTNGLINFLKKNFA